The nucleotide sequence CTGTCAATGTGGGGCTTCGAGGAGATTTTCAATATGACGTGCGTTACTAGATTGCAGGATGGTGATTTTTAGTCTCCTTGGGGCTCCAGAGGGCTTTGATTAGTAGTAATATCATGTGATTTTTCTTGGGAGCGGCGAAGGATGGTACGTGATGGGAGGTTGATTGCTACTAGAATGGAATGGGGGGCTTGGATTGGCAATGAACTAGATGATTTAGTTTTTTGTAGGGCAGAATTGGTACGGCTGTTTTGGATGTCAGGTAGGCTAGACAGTTTAGTTTGTGGTAGTGTCGAAATGATACGGTTGTTTTGGATGGTAGGTACGCGAGTTAGTGTTCCCAGAATGTTATATGAAGATTCATTCGCActcccaatttcttcattgcTTTTTAGGTATCATTTGCActccaatcaatcaagtaCATCATATAATATCTACTGGTATTATCTTCTTGAACATCTACTTCATCTCAGACTCTCTAGATTACTAAAACATTCAACTTCTATCAACCTTTATACACTTCAAAATGTCCGGCTCTACCTCCACCGCATCTGACTCTCCACAAGAGTACTTCCCCGGAAGAGGTATTTCCACCGAAACCGCCCACTTAATCATGTCGTTCGTCGACCAAGCCACTCTTCCCGCCGCCAGATTAGTAAGCAGAAGTTGGGAGCCATTGATGCTGGAGTTCCTTTTCGAAGAGCGTGGTTTCTCCATGTCACCTTTCAAGAACGATATGAAAAGACTCGAGGAGGTGACTCAAACTGTCGCCATGCCATCGATCCATCACGTCGATATCGGTCTTGGCATTGTCGATAGTCGCAGATTGGGTTTGAACATTCTGCGAAATGCTTCGTCGGTCTTACTCTCGAAGATGTCgaaagatgagaagaaacGCTGGTTGAGAGATCAGCTCTTGGTAGCTTCGGATCGGTATCTCCATTACGGTCGAGGGGAAGCTTTCGCAAGACTCTTGCAACCTCTTGAAAATTTGTCGTCCATCTCGATCTCAAATGTCGAGATTCAATCTTCTGGAAATTCATATGTACGCCATGAAGAATTGTTGGATGATCCGGAAATGGACATGGAGATCTATACTCCGGAGCAATGGGCTACTCTACCTCCAATCAAGTTTCAAGGCGTTCTCGACATACTCACTCGTATGTCTTTGCGTGGCTCTATTTCCCTCAAGCATTTAAAAATCGAGTCGCTTCCCATCTACACATTCATGACTTGGGATTCAGAGATGGGAGTGGGTACTGATGTCTCTGCTCGATTCGTCAAAGCTTTCTCCCATCTCGATTCACTTTCATTGGGTCTTTCATGCTGTGTTCCCAATGGGCTTTTATCCTTGGATCCTGAACCTTCATGTTTCCATCATCAGGCTACAAGTTCCATCGCCCAGTGGAATGTACTAGCCATGATCACCATGTGTAAAGTTGTGTCATCGATGAAGAATCTCCGACATTTAGATCTCAATTGGCAACTATCGCCTCTTGACGAAGAACACGGTTGCATTCCCAAAATGAACTCGAAGAACTTGAGAGAGATGTGGAATGAGCTCTTTCTCAAAACGACTTTCCCCAATCTCGAGACGCTGCGACTTTCCTGGTTCTGTATGGAAAAGATAGCACTTTATAAATTTCTGTTTAGACATAAAAGCACGTTGAAATACATCGATTTTGGAAATCATGCTTTTGATAAAGATGATATGTCATGTTCTTTCAAGGAATTTTTCGAGGGCTTGGGGAATAGGTTTGAGTTGCAGAAGTTGGAATGTAGAGATGTGTATTCGATTTCGGCGAgcatgagaaagaaggaagggagggatAGAATGGATAAGGAGAGAGCGAGGAAGTAGAGATTGGATAAGAAGGGAACGAGGATGTATAAATTGGACAGGGGAGGAAGGAATAATTTTTTGTACATAGATTGGAGAATGTAATTCATGTTATTTTCATAATATCTGCAATCATAGTATTTTGGTGATGGTCCACTGGCGCTGTTGGATTCTTAGAGTGAAATAACTTCTTATAAATATCCATACTGAttcgagcgtagcgagcaaagggggtttgggggcttgcccccattaataaatgaaaccatatatttaaaatctatttctatttcgtAAGATCGTTTCTAAAGGTGTATCGGATATATTAGATTGCCAACCCATGAAAATGGATCATTATGATGAAGCTTgcaattctcttcttttgacAACATCCTCAACAACCTGTTCCAACCACCATGCATGAATCCTCGCATCACCTGTTAGTTctggatggaaagatgttCCAAATACATTTGCTTGACGGACGGCTACTATGTCTCCTGCTTCGCTATTGAGtgattcttgaatttctggGTTAGAATGGGTAGTGCGACCAGGAAGTGTGGCGAGGATTTCCACTGGAGCGGAGAGGATAGTATCAGGATTGGGGATAGATTTTGAGTCAATTGGTACAGAAGGTGCAATGACTGTGGAGTCGAGTGTGGATTCTGAGATTTGGGCTCCAGGAACGTGAGGGAGGAGTTTCTCCACGATAGGGGCTCGGATGAAAATTGCGGAGAAAGGAGCAGgcttttcttctgtttcttgaGCAGTAAGAGAGGTGGAAGTGGGATCTAGGTCTGATGAAGTCGAGCTTAGAGACGAAAGAAATGGTAGATCTAGATTGGCCGAGAAAGACTCTACTTGTCTGCCAAAATGATTTCGATTTACCCGAACATCAAGACCACCAATCAACTCCTGACCACCGGCTTTGGTACGGTTTGCAGATTCGGCAAGTAGAATAAGACCTGCGCAAGTTCCCCAAGTAGGATAACGATGATATCTGTAGAGTTGTTAGTATGGTTCCTGGATGAATGGGGAAAAGTTATGTGGATGACTCACTTGACATAGGATCTCAAAGGCTCAAGAAGACCTGATCTTTGAGCAACAAGTGAAATTGCGGTACTTTCACCACCAGGTATGATGAGTGCGTCGCATGAATTAAGTTCGGCCTCGTTTCGTACTTCTATGAACTTGTATTCCACCGAAAAGTCTCCTTTTGGGTCTTTTGAtgtagatttggatttggatttggatttagTGGCGAGGATTTCACTGGCGGAACGGAGACATTGTATATGCTCATTGAAAGCACCTTGAAGAGCTAAAACTCCAACGGTGACCTTGAAGCATTGTGCAATTGCCATATTAGACTTTGGTGGCGGAAGAATGCTTGATCGGGAagtgaagatataaatagtGAGGACGAATATATTCTTCACATGATTTCGACATCGACATATTCTCGGCACGGAAGGAAATCATTGATGCCAAGAAAATGACAAATTCAACCGATTGCCGAAGAACATCCTTGTCATTCTACCCCAAGCAATTAGTGAGGTCACCCGAACAACCTTAATTATCATTTGACCCAATCAGAACTGTATTATGTAAGCCAATGAAAATTAATCCTCAACCATTTCTTATGCATTCAAGGATTCTCAGGATTTAAGCTTCACTTGCCATTCTTTCCCCTCCTCAATTTCTTGAACTGGCTATacaaaaattatattgattaattatctTATGCCACTCTACTGCCCTCCTTGAGAGGGTCATTTGAATAATCGATTAATCGATCCGCCAATCATTAAAGGGATTTGTTGGTTGCTGCAAGAATACCAGAAATAACTCAAACTCCCAGCCATATCTTACATCTACCTGTCTCGGTACATAATCGTCAAGATGTTCGCTCTTCTATCTTACGCtaccaatctttcaataatctaTATCGTTCTCACTCTCTCGCTCTACATGCTTTCTCCTATTGTGCCTCTCGCAGGTTTCTTCGCTCGTCTCCTCGCCGGTTACATTTCTCTGGTCCTTTGCGCTTGTTATGGAGTCTTCATATCTATTCTCCTCCGTCTCGTAGGAAACTATCGCATATCTCAATGGACCGTCGCTCGCGCGTTCAAATGGACAATGTGGCTTACGACTGGTGTAACATTTGTCGTCGAAGATCCGGACAATTATCTCGGTACAACACGTCCTGCAGTCTTGATAGGAAATCATCAAACCGAACTCGATGTACTCATGCTGGGTTGTATATTCCCTCAATACTGTTCCGTCACCGCGAAGAAGAGTTTAAAGAATGTGCCATTCCTCGGCTGGTTTATGAGTTTGAGTGGAACGGTATTTATTGACCGCGGTAATGCGAAAGATGCCAGACAGGCTATGGCGGGGGCAGCAAAGGAAATCAGGGAGGAAAAACAAAATGTTTACATGTTTCCGGAGGGAACGAGAAGTTATGCAAAGGATCCAACTTTGTTACCTTTTAAGAAAGGAGCTTTTCATTTGGCGGTTCAGGCGGGTGTACCGATTGTACCGGTCGTGGTCGCTTGTTATAGTAATGTTTTGCATGTCCAAAGTTGGAGGTTTAAATCAGGGAAAATACCGGTTAAAGGTAAAGTTCCTATGTTTtatttgaggttttgaggaCGAGGCTAATTCTGAGAAATTTGTAGTTTTGAAACCTATCGAGACGAAGAACCTTACTTCTGCGGATGTAGAAGATTTAGCGAGAGACACGAGGGAGTTGATGTTGGGGGAATTGGTAGCTTTGACTTCGAAGGTAGAGGGAAAGCCAATAGCTATGCCGGCCCAAGATGCGGATGGGGTTGTGAAAGCAAGTGGAAGGGAACCGCAAGTGGAACATCATATACTATGAGGACTTGTATGGTGTGAAGGAAGTTGCCATTCTTTGCAAGTAAATGGCTGGGTGCGGGACCAAACAATAGTTCACATGGGAGAGGGTTGGCACAAGGAAATGGGTGGGCGGTACGGAAATGGAACACAAAAGGAAGGACGGGGATAAGAAACAAATGATGAAACATGAGATATGATATCCAGCAGGCGAAAAGATTTTCTCTTGCATGAGTTTGGAGTAGATGGACATGGCATGACAATGCGACTGcgaagatttgaaattcaaatagtGGTAGATACCCggtagaattggaattttaaTCTGAAGAACAAAACTGATATTTTATGAAATCATATACTGCATGGGAGTCTGGGTGTGTAGTATAGGACTTAAGTTCAAGCCTGAGTTTGATTTCtagtttgatattcaatatcaaagtttctttgctttcttgtTAGTCTCCGCTTTCTCTACGTCTtgtcccatccatccctgTTTGTTCATTTTGGCTATGCTTAAgaccatttcttttctcggGTATCTTGTTGGAAGGGTGTAGGCTGCTATCACGTGTCGTTTGCTAGATACTAGGCAGTTTATTCGATCGGGTCAATGTGATTCGTAAGATTAATGAGGAGTTTTGTCCCTGTAGACTAGCTTGCCATCTTGGTTCGGATACGGGAAGGGgatttgagatggatgggaaagaGGGAGTGATAGAGGGATCCGGAGGAGAAGGCAGGATGCAGGATAGTGATGCTGGGGAAAGGCAAGGAAAAGTGGGTTGAGGTGAGAGACTTGAATACTTGTAAACTGCTGGGTTGGTTATATCTGGTTTTCAGGAGTGGATTTGAGGAGTTTGGATATTTTGCGTGGTGTTGCAGTTGGATAGAGTAGATTCTCTGAGACCTTGATTAGTAGGTAGTTGCTCCTCTTGCGGCAAATTTAGTGTTGGATTTGAACTTGAGTTTGAATCTAAACGTGTTATTGACGAAGGTGAAGAGAAATAGCGTTGTGGTGATTATTGCTTTGAAAGAATTATGAAGACATAGACAtcgaagatattgaaagatatgaGGAAGAGTAGGTATGTATGCCCAAAGAACGTGACTTGCCCTCACAAGATGACTTAATCAACCTGACCTGACTTTGCAAAGGGTGAACTTCGGGAGTCGGATTTTGTTAACACCGATACAACAGTCTCTTGACCATTTATTAACACAAGCTCTTCTATGAAATTCACACATGTAGAATCTTGAACTAACTTTTCCAGAATTGGTTTTTTGAGATGGGAAAGTTGGTGTTCTGGTATGAAGTGTCAGTGGATTAACTTTGTTGGATGAGGGTTTGTTTGATGTTTTCTTTGATGGAGGACTTGTTTATGTTGTGAAGTGGAGTGGAGATATTCTTTGAAGTAGGAGCTGCTTACCACCGACCCTATAGTTGCAAGACAACTTACCATGTCGCCTTTTTCGATACTTCGAAATAAATGCTATGGATACTAGTAATATCGAAGAGCTGGTATCGTACAAGCTACTTGATCTCACAGAGGAACATCGAAGCAAATGCGGACGAAATATTTGGGAATAAGTGTTCTGGCTAGCGACTGTTCCTTTTGAGGGCCAAATGGTGGAGTGAAAGTTGAGAGAAGGGGGAGGAAGGTGTCTGCTTGATTAGTGTTTGGGAGCCCACTCACCCTCTTCGTGGATTATGTTATGCGTTCGGCTTGGTTCGCGCGTATGTGCAGTACATACTGTGGGGAAGAAGTGAGGATATGCTAGCGCATTCTCAGATATCTTTGTGAGAGTTCCTGGATGTTTGCACTTCTATTGTGGAGGGTAGGATGGGCGCGGAAGTGGTTTGTTAATATATGTAAAATCGCAACAGGCTACTGCTATTGAGAGGTGTTCTCTCGAGATTGTCAAGACACGCGGCATTGAATCCTTCGACCGTCTGTCAAAAGTTTCTCTTTCCCATCAGAGATCTTGGTATAAGATAAAGGTAGACTTACCCAGAAACTTTACACCTTCGCGACTTATTTCCAGGCTCGCGGGTCTAGTGTTCGAAACAAAGCTAGCCAAACTCACTGGGTATTTAATATGAGGCTGAGGGACGATGTATGgactctctttctctctataTATTAAGATTCTTCTGAGTATACTTACTACGCACTTGGAACTCGTCCCTGGGAAAGACTACGTGATctggaaattgatgaatttcaGAAACCATGAACATCGTGCAACTTACATCAGACTTTGATGCTTTGTGGTACTTATGCGTATCAATTCTGTGGAAAGTAGCCACAATTTTGGATCAAAAATTATGGATGAGATATATTGTCATTacattatttcttttcgaatATCAAGTCCCTTCCTTCAACTCGAGGCTTCGATAGTGATACTTGATACACTGCCAGCCATCTTACATACAAATCCATCCTAAAAtagcaaattcatcatctccaaaccTTCCAATGCCCGTCTATCTTGTGGAGCTTCGTATTCTCTTACAATGACTCTCTCCTTGGCCACTAATTTACCCTTGTACgaatctttttgtttctcaAGATACTCGGCAAGTTCCTCCCAGAAAATTTCGCACTCTTCTAGCGAATTGAGAAACACGCCTCCAGGCTCGTCTTCGTAAATTTCAGGCTCGTTTTTCAGGGCACTTGTGAAGACCAGCCTTTCAAGGTTTTCAAATCTACTCAAGAAGCTGTTCTTATACAAACGCGGAAGAAACCATGAGATGTCCGACGTGTCAACTGGGTAGCCGGTGACAACGTCTCGCACGTCTAAAAATTTAACACCTTGTAAACCGACATCTTTCAAGGCACCTTTCTTTTTAAGTTTTCTGTCAACTTTGTCATACCAGTAGTCGTACATGTCGCTGCTGGAACGCTGCCATGGTTCTCTGAAGTTGTATGATATACAAAGCGTGTCTACTTCTGGGTTGAAGCAGAATGACTTTGTATTTACACCCCGGATACCTTCACCATGTCGCTTAACTATAGTGTAGTGCTCCTTTGTAAATTTACGACTAGCTTTGCAAATTGCCATCGTGATTGGTAGCCCAGTAAGTCGCTCGTGGGGTTTTAGACAATTTGGGCTCAGGGCAAAATCTATAAATGCCGCTCGACCAGCGGGAAACATACATTTGTAGATAATttcttgaagtttgagaGGGCGATCCTGGAAACGCATGGGAGGGCTAGATTTATCAAGAAGATCGCGACTATGTGGGTCCTCGCCAGTATCTTGAGTTGAAAGCGTGTTAGCATGTGAATTACTTTCCGAAAGTCCGTTCCGAGATACATAAAGTCCTTCGGCACACTCACATTTCCGTTTTGTGCCACGTTGGTTCGAGTGGTGGTTCTCTTCGACGCCATTTGTATTGTCGGACTGATAGAATACTTGATCGGAAACCAAAGGCTCGAATGCATTGGGCTTAGGGTATGTTGCAGGCCTGGTGTGATCTACGGTTCTGTTAGTACTTTATTGGAACTTTGGTAGTAGGGGGCAGTTGTTTACCAAAGGAATACACCTCTGGGTGTCCATTCGAACCTGTATCTTCTTGCAAATCTTCTTGTCCAGGAGCAGAGCCGGAGATACCACAATTTTGCGGTGGATCGTTGGCATTTGATTCGGCAAGAAGACCATATTGATCGAACTGGGATTTCAAGGGTGCTGTATCTCCAGTGGCACTCGTTAAGTTACAGCTTTGGTTTGAAAGGTTGTCGGAAGACATCGCATTttcttgttgatgatttcttgTTATGTTAGCATCTCTTGTGTATGGTCACTACATgggtttttttatatcttacTTGCTGTTGAGTCGGCCTTTGAAACTTCCCCTTCCTTGCCAAAGTCGTAATCAAGTGTTGTCGAAGCAAGACCAACCTCCTTAGGTAGCCATGGCTCTGGATTAAAGTCAGGCATTTCGTCAAGGTTTCTCTAGTTTCTTTGAGAAGTCTGTTCGATGGTGTATTTTTTAAGGAGTTTCCAgtgtctttttgtttttggaaatCGGATATGTGGGTGATTTCAAAAATGTCTATTTACTCGGGAGATCCCATGACCGGGAACCAATAGAACTCGGGATTGATAGCAATGCTATTTCATTAAATTGGCTGTGTCTTTATTACTAGTGTTCTATAATCATAGACTATCTATTGGCTCATTCCCGAAAAGTTCTACTGATTTTTGACTATGCCAGTGAATTTCGGAGGTCACGAATCTTGAGTCTACTGGACAGCCAAATGGTGAAGTAAAAGtgggaagggagagaagaaaggggaTTTGCATAACTACTATTTGGGAATTGTACTCCATCTGTTTTCTACATAATAAGTTACATTATGCGATTAGTTTGTTTCATTTCATAGGGAAAAAGATATGAGAATATACGAATacattctcaatatttctatGGGAATTCCTAAacttttagatttttatagGGGAGGATTCATTGTAATGATGGTTTATGTCTTGatagtattttgaattttaataaacTATGGCTATTAAAAGGTGTCCTTTCAAGGTTGTTAAGACGCTACTTGGAAGTATGCTGAACCATGATTTATTGTCTGGTCAGTACAGTGCTCACAAGTCTATTTGCAATTTTGACTGAATTTCATAAAAAATTTATAGATACACTATTCCTCCATCTATCCCTCACTCATCTCTCCCTTATTTCTTCTCCCGCTCCCACACTCGTCCTATCTGTCTGTCCTGCGACTGGTTTCGATATTCTTCTGGAAGATGGGTTAACATCTTTGAATAGAACTCTTCGCTCAGGTCAACCCTTCCATTGTCCTTTTCCACTTTTTGACCATCCATCTCTGTAAAGTCTCTAATCACTATGTTCTTCTTGGACACAAGCCTATCATCACCAACCCTTGCTTCATCAAGATAATCCGAAATCAAGTTTTTCATAGCCTCCTGTTCCTTTCTATTATAGGGACGGGAGTATCGGCCCCGCCAAGTAccatgaaatgaaatattcGTAAGTGTTAGTGTTTTGAGGTTTTTAAACATAGCCAAGCTGCCATTTGTGAAAACTGCTGGTATGAGAAGAGCACGGTCTGTGTTGCTATTGGCGAGACGAGAAGCTGAAAGATAATCTAAATGAGTATTATAGATATCTCGAATTTCCAAGTGACGGATACTCTTTAGGCCTTTCCTATGTTTCGCGTCGACTTGGTTATACCATTCGAGGGTCTGCTCCATTCTATTTTGGGGAGTAGCATCTGAAATGGCTACTGTATCCTGCGGACCAAGTGCTAGCTGTCTTGGCTGagaatacttttttttgCACTGATCGTATGTTATCTGACCCGTATATATGAATCTTGATCCTCTCGCAAATACCGGTTTGTCCAGCACAGTGTGGTAGAATTCTGTGACTTCGCGACTTTCACGACATATTCGTAAAGTTATAGGCAGTTCGATTCCTTCCTCCCTGAGCTTGCCCGCTCCAACCACAAGACCAAGGCGCTCTGTTTTAGGAGAACAGCAATACCCCCAGATCATCCACCGCAGCTCATTGGGTAGTTCCTTGAATCTGTCGAATGTCGTAATTTTTGCATGCAAGTATAGACCTTCGGCATCGGCAGACGAATTACATTCCTGGACAAAATTTAGTAATTAATACAACCAAAAAACTCCATGCAAAGGAAATTAGTCTTACTTGAAACATGTAATATACAATACCAAGCTCCGGTGGGATGCTTGCCAAACTCATTGTCCTGTCAAGAAGATCTTTAATGCGTCGAAGGGTATTTCTTCGTTCCTTCGTGGAAAGATGGGTTACTTGACTTCTGTCGCTGAATCTCCGAGACTTTGGATCCCAAAAGCTGAATTTGAACGATCCACCACATGTAGCGCCAGTGAAAAGAGGATTTAAGATTCTGGAAACTATCCGCATTATTGAATCTCTTGTGATGGGTCTAGGAGCAGTATTAGTCTGGACATCGGTTGCAGTGTTTGTTCCCTCCTGAAGATCGTTTGACTCCTTTTGTTCTTGTGGATTGCCCTGAACTTCGACGTCGGGATACCAGTTTACACTCCAAGGAGCGGGATATATATCATCGAGGCGCGAAGGAAATTCCGTATCGAGATCGAAGTATCTTTTTGTACGGGTATTGTTGTCGGCCCAGTGGTCAACAAATAGTTGATTCCATTGTTCAACTCGATGGTAGTAATTCTTGCGACCTAGGGGGTGAAATGCATAAACTTCTTCAGATACAAACTTCTTTTTTTGCTTTCCATGGTGCGCCACCATGCCAGGTGGGACAAATTAACTAGCCCATATAGCAGCCTCACGACGTGACTTACTGCCGCTGTCCTCGTCGGGCTCACACTCTAGAGAATTCGATATTGCTTGCGAAATCTGAAAGGCTTCTTTTGCCAATAAGCAGGCGCCCAGCTGTGCTTCAGCCGAGCAATCTTTATGGTTCTTCGTGTCTGTTTGGCCAATGTATGTTCCATCAGATTTCATGGCCCGCTCAAATTCAACTACCCAGCTTGGCACATTCGATCTCCTACCGGCTTTGGGATTATCGAAAGAAGGCTTGTTTCCTAAAGCTTGGTTCATTCCTGTAATGTTGTTAGAATGCttaactatatataaatggTGCTCAAATTACCTGATTGACCAGCATATTGCATGTTATTAGAGAGTGGCTGGGACTTCAATTTCCTGTTTGACCAGTCCGAAGGGCTTCCATTATCATGAACAGTCAAATGTACAAAATGTGAAGCAGCTGTCTGGCCTTGATCGTTGCGGGCGACATGGTGTTCTGGTGCGGTGCCACTGAAATGATTGAAACCACCACTTCCACCAGTTGAACCCAAGAGTGCTTGGGTACGCAACTTGCCATTATGAGTGGAAGGCATGAGCGGCGGTCGGCGGGAAATGGTTAATTGACTTTGTGCCATTCCAGGATCGAGAGGGAGTGAACCTGCTCCTTGGTTGGGGAAGGCAAGTTGAGCCGGATTCGTGTTGAATGGAATGTTGCTATGTATAGGAGTTGATGTCGCGAGTGTTGGGTATTCATAGCCATCTGCGCCATTACTAGTACTCTGTGGAGACATTCGTTTTACTTTTCATTTGTTTGCTGAAAAATAATCACCTGTAGCGTTATCGAAGCCATCCTGCATACCtgtttcaaaaatatcaaagccAGGGTCATAATCAGAATACTGCAATGGATTGACCAAAGGTAAAGTCAGACCTTGAGACAGAGCGAATTGAAAGTTATCAGGTGCTGTATCGCTGGTTTTTCGGTGATCTCCCATGCTTCCCATAGCGAGACGAGGTTGATTTGGATTGTAAGAAGATATCGCActtggttgttgttgatcATCTATTATGTTAGCATGCTTTGTATATTGTCGCTCTATAAGTTTGATATCTTACCGACTGCTGTTGATCTACCATACTCATAGTCAGCTGCTTCTGTGCCAGGTGTTGTCAAGTTTTGATGGTCAGGTGCCCATGATGGCGGGTTTAATCCGTCCATCTTGTCGACTTGTTCTTATGTTGTACGAAAAGATTTGAATGCCAATGttgttgtgtttttgatttggatattAAAAACTATTTGTGTTGGAGGGGTTTCTCAAGAGATTTTGTTTACGCGGGGTTGGCACATGATGAAGAAACTACAGAGCGCGGGGTGAATATCAAAGTTTTGGAACTAGTTGCTGTTCTAATGTCGTTTCTATCATGATTATGGCTTATTGGCTATGCAGGGGTTAGTGCAGAGAAATGGCGAAGTCATTGGCTGTAgaaatctattttcaatGTAGGTGTGAAGTTTGGGCTTGTAAGTACAAGATGTGCGTTATTTCATAAAGTGCTCACGAGATTCTAAATTATGAATTTTGGTATACAGTCTCTTACAGGGAAGTTTGTAGTAATAGGCTTGAAATTCCGAAGTAGGTTCAACTAGCAAAGCGGACGTAGAGTTTCAAAGGGTTATACGTCTGTGTAGATGTATGATTTGGTCGCTCTTATtaaacaagaaaaaagacgTTTAATTTTCTGGCCGTAAACTAGACTAGACTATGGACACTCAAAGACAAAGTGATTGTCTCTATTACTTCTTTCTCCAACTGCCATATCTGCTACGTTCAATAGGCTCTAACTCTGGCGGCGGCTCGCAGAAAAAGCATATCTAATGCCACCTTCTTGGCCATAGCGAATTTCTCGCATTGTGCATTCCTCCCCTCCAATTACCACATTCTCCTGCACAATCCCAACTTTGCCTAACCCCGTTTTCTTTTCGAAATAATCCACAATAGTATATCACTAGAAGTGTCTTTTTCACtgaaatgatattattcCTAGCTATATGCGATATGTTTGTCAGAGTCCTTTCATGCAGATCGCTAAACTTTCATAATGCCGTTGGTGAAAGAAAATTGGGATTAATGGGGAAAACTCAATAGCAGGCAGGTATCGCTTAGCATCATGTAGACCAAAGCAGAGACAAATCCATTTCCCTATAGTCACTTGGGAAATGTGAAAAAAATACATacttttattcttcttcaaattcagCGTCGATGTCTGAATCTTTTTGTGCTTCGACAGTTTGAGATGCCAACTGCTCTAACACACTAGAAGCATTGTTGGCGATTTGAGACTGTAATCTTTGCGTCGTCGCTGGCTTTCTACGACGAATCGATTTATTGACTCTGTTCGTGAACTGCGAAGGTTCCATTCGAGTATCGGATCTCTGAATTCTGGCGGACGTCCCTACAACAGTTAGAGAACTCCAATTCTAGCATCTAAAGGGGAGCTAAACTAACTGTAAGGA is from Botrytis cinerea B05.10 chromosome 16, complete sequence and encodes:
- the Bcslc1 gene encoding Bcslc1 produces the protein MFALLSYATNLSIIYIVLTLSLYMLSPIVPLAGFFARLLAGYISLVLCACYGVFISILLRLVGNYRISQWTVARAFKWTMWLTTGVTFVVEDPDNYLGTTRPAVLIGNHQTELDVLMLGCIFPQYCSVTAKKSLKNVPFLGWFMSLSGTVFIDRGNAKDARQAMAGAAKEIREEKQNVYMFPEGTRSYAKDPTLLPFKKGAFHLAVQAGVPIVPVVVACYSNVLHVQSWRFKSGKIPVKVLKPIETKNLTSADVEDLARDTRELMLGELVALTSKVEGKPIAMPAQDADGVVKASGREPQVEHHIL